From one Humulus lupulus chromosome 8, drHumLupu1.1, whole genome shotgun sequence genomic stretch:
- the LOC133798758 gene encoding uncharacterized protein LOC133798758 → MAGSSGGTGSSSPLPPKILLAKPGLVTGAPVSAKFGRTGGGGEDDTTSLRSRLPSVGSLNLLSDSWDFHIDRFLPFLTENTEFTVVGVIGPPGVGKSMIMNELYGFDATSPGMLPPYTIQSEDVTAMARHCSMGIEPRVSAERIILLDTQPVFSPSVLAEMMRPDGSSSVPVLSGESLSAELAHEIMSIQLAVLMTSICHTLLVVSEGVHDHNMWRLMSTVDLLKHGIPDPSSLTPAPTQSSTSGPETEGKDKVHEGGDYMAAPIFVHTKLQDQDLTERNCMQLKKTITHYFSSSSFMRETLGNIAKDDSFSSSALSTRNGDPDSTIPKLFVIPVKHKDDSHANQYESHNSMLWKLRDKVLSMSHPSFSKTVSEREWLKNSAKIWELVKNSTIIADYSKTLQSSGLFRR, encoded by the exons ATGGCTGGGTCCAGTGGCGGGACGGGTTCTTCGTCTCCTCTTCCTCCCAAAATCCTTTTAGCAAAACCCGGATTAGTTACCGGAGCTCCTGTATCGGCTAAGTTCGGCCGCACCGGCGGTGGCGGGGAGGACGATACGACGTCGCTTCGGTCCCGTCTACCTTCAGTCGGATCCCTCAACCTTCTATCAGATTCCTGGGACTTCCACATCGACCGCTTCCTTCCC TTCTTGACTGAGAACACCGAGTTTACGGTGGTGGGGGTGATTGGTCCTCCTGGAGTGGGCAAGTCCATGATTATGAACGAGCTTTATGGGTTTGACGCCACCTCTCCTG GAATGCTGCCGCCATATACAATACAGTCAGAGGATGTGACAGCAATGGCGAGGCACTGTAGTATGGGCATTGAACCCAGAGTTTCTGCTGAACGCATTATTCTTCTCGATACCCAG CCTGTTTTCAGTCCTTCTGTTCTAGCAGAGATGATGAGGCCTGATGGGTCATCCTCTGTTCCAGTTCTAAGTGGTGAATCTTTATCCGCTGAGTTAGCTCATGAAATTATGAGCATTCAG CTTGCTGTTCTTATGACTTCCATTTGCCACACTTTGTTGGTTGTATCCGAAGGAGTTCATGATCACAACATGTGGCGTTTGATGTCCACG GTTGACCTACTGAAACATGGCATACCTGATCCGTCTTCCCTAACCCCTGCTCCTACTCAGAGCTCTACTTCAGGGCCTGAAACGGAAGGTAAAGATAAGGTTCACGAAGGGGGAGACTACATGGCTGCTCCAATTTTTGTGCATACAAA ACTGCAAGATCAAGATCTTACTGAACGTAATTGCATGCAACTGAAGAAGACAATTACACATTATTTTAGCTCTTCGTCTTTCATGAGAGAAACACTTGGAAACATTGCCAAAGATGATTCCTTTTCCTCTTCAGCTCTTAGCACTCGAAATGGAGATCCAGATTCAACGATCCCGAAGTTGTTCGTAATCCCAGTTAAGCATAAAGATGACTCTCATGCAAATCAGTATGAAAGTCATAACTCTATGCTATGGAAGTTGCGGGATAAG GTTTTATCAATGAGTCATCCTTCCTTTTCAAAGACTGTGAGTGAACGTGAGTGGTTGAAAAATTCTGCCAAGATATGGGAGTTGGTGAAGAACTCTACAATCATTGCAGACTATAGCAAAACACTTCAAAGTTCTGGTTTGTTTAGAAGGTAG